Proteins encoded by one window of Aphidius gifuensis isolate YNYX2018 linkage group LG2, ASM1490517v1, whole genome shotgun sequence:
- the LOC122848346 gene encoding uncharacterized protein LOC122848346 isoform X1, with protein MLSLIECKTSVMSWPVAMDCVQNFNNIVKSPVDDVFVVRRQIENTTKPKESIWQRNSKGLLCALGQFGCNDTHYSPDTIGTWKFHRVTRSSHEGMSGGNDGNGVGAGGGIQIAGGKNTPPHGSPTPMDKATLKVHLPNGGMNVVKFGDAMDVRGIISLLTSRLAAGTRNYRNLYAMRLHHPGSGESYWLHQDTTMYQVQEKYEKKHPHSEWRYELRVRYLPQNLNDLYEKDKVTFYYYYDQVRNDYLNANQSTLDQDVAVQLCCLEIRYFFKDMPQVALDKKSNLEYLEREVGLHKFLPRSVLNGVKPKTLRKLIQQHFKKVAALTELECMFKFFDLLRSHYRFDQERFICALGSSWSIPVELVIGPDLGISYMAHRGGTVPTRMAEFSQIQTIQTLVSDCKEHAKACIKLRVAGAAETLSITCSSLDQAESLADLIDGYCRLTTGSNTSLWNRKAVSWKNYPCPCKDAHPPKYRQDGNASPEKNINKTGTILSEDYAEIVDEEGDYSTPAARDYEIVRNQVELGEIIGEGQFGNVHKGSYKGRDGQAIAVAVKTCKVDADLATAEKFLEEAYIMQQFEHPYIIRLIGVCSEAPIWLVMELARLGEMRAYLQSNKHRLDLSTLLLYTFQLSTALSYLESKKFVHRDIAARNVLVSNHTCVKLADFGLSRWVEDQSYYIASKCKLPIKWMAPESINFRRFTTASDVWMFGVCIWEILMLGVKPFQGVKNNEVIRKLENGERLALPDRCPPRLYSLMSSCWSYEPSKRPSFKDIRENLHEILMEEKHQQQETMRRENRRVQAMSWGTDEVAPPKPSRQLQGTDDQMQPTSTTAPVSTYIVAQNPEVLAQLMKENQSRGVCPSVYTTPASAFNTLAVQFQEEDKVLTTAPVSDLPFFDPTSSEPNSISYNNSQSIESIHSETNLDSIESNDTISSMISSLSMSESVHNQSPAVCRKQQQLTHQHPQQRKVKEMQNLYAISSKGNNNNNNNSNNNNNSNNNTSELYSHIQKFNVSNAIPISTVLPTTTTTIITSTTCSEIYGPVINFPQSSAIIGNFSQSPSISGNMNENPGSSGPSSLNSVSDCQLSSQIVQHAQSIYPQNNPLQASVIGGGGSGGGGSCQNLPQVISSSSSSSTCSSSKNIIGGSSGVNVCSVPTSGIECLYGPVLKFRAQTSMCGQSGEYKPSTPIMTHVQHAQNAQVGRVYTSTSGQNFQQQQQQHGQNNQQQLYTNIGQQPMYVSRSQYITNMRMQNINNSPSSSISSTQYPLNYSQTNGSSPIYTVHATPAVVVQAQKLSHQDYQQHSNQQNNNHQQTGVVHSSYQHTNQSSYPGSPHKYVSQQQQQHQQQQSNMIPQMMNTVVSRSVGPQMATGIARITTFVHSNHDEQQQQQQLSTSVDGTMSSSLVSSAGNDSTMSSSGSLLEEAHPDQFQRSSQSGLFENITEDSINVDEEQKLLEQRLFEQQRQSEEDSRWLAREEKRLSIATSGDESASPPVPRSMTQSPSHDVNSANTSSFGSDKSDKIIVVKKMEPTPTADLDRTNDKVYDCTTNVVRAVMSLLQGVQQSKAEQYLELVRRVGVELRELLSSVDIIVDILPGSAHREVEMAHKVLSKDMADLVSSMKLAQSYSSTTLDAEYRKRMLSAAHVLAMDAKNLLDVIDSIRMRYPHVNNQICERQHNNIVSTGHSTPESNRIRSSQSGEQLLRRSQSIERSDVPFRQSQSGDLLHRLGQSVDRVLPGNNNDVNPISSLERRHRMVTNSLERNSTARRHIATNSLERKRPSITTSGSTNNTMNLPPMVPVSCTTVQTTIPIIHPNKIITTDLNHSSSSLCSNNGKILNETQQNDS; from the exons ATGCTTAGTCTTATTGAGTGTAAAACAAGCGTGATGTCGTGGCCGGTGGCAATGGATTGTGTACaaaactttaataatattgttaaatcacCAGTTGATGATGTTTTTGTTGTACGAagacaaattgaaaatacaacaaaaccAAAAGAAAGTATTTGGCAACGTAATAGTAAAGGTTTACTTTGTGCATTGGGACAATTTGGTTGTAATGATACACACTACAGTCCAGACACAATTGGAACATGGAAATTTCACAGAGTAACAAGATCAAG TCATGAAGGGATGAGTGGAGGAAATGATGGCAATGGTGTTGGAGCTGGTGGTGGAATTCAAATTGCTGGAGGTAAAAATACACCGCCACATGGATCACCAACACCAATGGATAAAGCCACCTTGAAGGTACATCTACCAAATGGTGGAATGAATGTTGTTAAATTTGGTGATGCAATGGATGTACGTGgtattatatcattattaacaagtCGTCTTGCTGCTGGTACTCGtaattatagaaatttatatGCTATGAGACTTCATCATCCTGGTTCTGGTGAGAGCTATTGGCTTCATCAAGATACAACAATGTATCAG gtacaagaaaaatatgaaaaaaaacatccaCATTCTGAATGGAGATATGAGCTTAGAGTTAGATACTTGCCACAAAACCTCAACGATTTGTATGAAAAGGATAAagttacattttattattattatgatcag gtaaGAAATGATTATCTCAATGCAAATCAGTCAACGCTTGACCAAGATGTGGCTGTTCAACTTTGCTGTCTTGAGattcgatattttttcaaagacaTGCCGCAAGTtgcacttgataaaaaaagtaatctgGAGTATCTTGAAAGAGAG GTTGGATTGCACAAATTCCTTCCACGCTCAGTGTTGAATGGTGTGAAGCCAAAAACATTGCGTAAACTTATTCAGCAACACTTCAAGAAGGTCGCAGCTCTCACTGAGTTAGAGTGTATGTTTAAATTCTTCGATCTCCTTCGTTCACATTATAGATTTGATCAAGAAAGATTCATTTGTGCACTAGGA TCAAGTTGGTCGATACCTGTGGAGCTTGTTATCGGTCCAGATCTTGGAATTTCTTATATGGCACATCGAGGCGGAACTGTG CCAACAAGAATGGCAGAATTTTCCCAAATTCAAACAATTCAGACACTTGTTTCTGATTGTAAAGAACATGCAAAAGCATGTATCAAACTTCGTGTTGCTGGAGCTGCTGAAACACTCAGTATTACTTGCTCGAGTTTGGATCAAGCTGAAAGTCTTGCAGACTTGATTGACGGTTATTGTAGATTAACAACAGGATCCAACACTTCGTTGTGGAATAGAAaag CTGTCTCATGGAAAAATTATCCCTGTCCATGCAAAG atgCACATCCACCAAAATACAGACAAGATGGTAATGCTAgtcctgaaaaaaatatcaacaagacTGGAACAATTTTATCTGAAGATTATGCTGAAATTGTTGATGAAGAAGGAGATTATTCAACTCCAGCtg ctcGTGATTATGAAATTGTTAGAAATCAAGTTGAACTAGGTGAAATAATTGGTGAAGGACAGTTTGGTAATGTACACAAAGGATCATATAAAGGTCGTGATGGTCAAGCAATTGCAGTTGCTGTAAAGACATGCAAAGTTGATGCTGATTTAGCAACAGCTGAAAAATTTCTTGAGGAAGCTTATATAATGCAACAATTTGAACATCCATATATTATAAGATTAATTGGTGTATGTTCAGAGGCACCAATTTGGCTTGTTATGGAACTTGCAAGATTGGGTGAAATGAGAGCATATTTACAATCAAATAAACATCGTCTTGATCTTTCAACATTActattatatacatttcaaTTGAGTACAGCATTGTCTTATcttgaaagtaaaaaatttgtacaTCGAGATATTGCAGCTCGTAATGTTTTAGTATCAAATCATACATGTGTTAAATTAGCTGATTTTGGATTAAGTAGATGGGTTGAAGATCAAAGTTATTATATTGCAAGTAAATgtaaattaccaattaaatGGATGGCACCTGAAAGTATTAATTTTCGAAGATTTACAACAGCATCTGATGTCTGGATGTttg gtgTTTGTATATGGGAAATATTGATGCTTGGAGTCAAACCATTTCAGggagttaaaaataatgaagttaTACGTAAATTAGAAAATGGTGAAAGACTTGCACTTCCTGATAGATGTCCTCCACGTTTGTATTCACTCATGTCATCTTGCTGGAGTTATGAGCCAAGTAAACGACCGTCATTTAAAGATATTCGTGAAAATTTAca tGAAATTTTGATGGAAgaaaaacatcaacaacaagaaACCATGAGACGAGAAAATCGTCGTGTTCAAGCAATGTCATGGg gtaCAGATGAGGTGGCACCACCAAAACCATCACGTCAACTTCAAGGAACTGATGATCAAATGCaaccaacatcaacaacagctcCAGTATCAACATATATTGTTGCTCAAAATCCAGAGGTATTGGCCCAATTGATGAAGGAAAATCAATCACGGGGGGTATGTCCGTCTGTGTATACAACACCAGCATCAGCCTTCAATACACTCGCGGTACAATTTCAAGAAGAGGACAAAGTCCTTACAACTGCCCCAGTATCTGATTTACCATTTTTTGATCCCACATCATCTGAACCAAATAGTATCAGttataataattcacaatCAATTGAATCAATTCATTCAGAAACAAATTTAGATTCAATTGAATCAAATGATACAATTTCCTCTATGATATCTAGTCTTAGTATGTCTGAATCCGTTCATAATCAATCACCTGCGGTTTGtagaaaacaacaacaattaacgCATCAGCATCCACAACAACGTAAGGTTAAAGAGATGCAAAATTTATACGCGATTAGTTCaaaaggaaataataataataataacaatagtaataacaataacaatagtaataataatacgagTGAATTATATTcacatatacaaaaatttaacgtATCTAATGCTATTCCAATATCGACAGTtttaccaacaacaacaacaacaataataacatcaacaacGTGCAGTGAAATTTATGGTCCAGTTATTAATTTTCCCCAAAGTTCCGCAATTATTGGAAATTTTAGTCAAAGTCCAAGTATTAGTGGTAATATGAATGAAAATCCAGGAAGTTCTGGTCCAAGTAGTTTAAACAGTGTATCAGATTGTCAGTTATCAAGTCAAATTGTTCAGCATGCTCAATCTATTTATCCTCAAAATAATCCATTACAAGCATCTGttattggtggtggtggtagtggtggtggtggtagttgTCAAAATTTACCTCAAGTAATATCATCCTCTTCCTCATCCTCTACTTGTTCgtcatctaaaaatataattggtgGTAGTAGTGGTGTTAATGTTTGTTCTGTACCCACATCTGGGATTGAGTGTTTGTATGGAcctgttttaaaatttcgtGCACAAACATCAATGTGTGGTCAAAGTGGTGAATATAAACCATCAACACCAATTATGACACATGTACAACATGCACAAAATGCTCAAGTTGGACGTGTTTATACATCAACATCAGgacaaaattttcaacaacaacaacaacaacatggacaaaataatcaacaacaattatatacaaatattggACAACAACCAATGTATGTTTCCCGTTCACAGTATATAACAAATATGAGaatgcaaaatataaataattcaccatcatcatcaatttcatcaacaCAGTATCCACTTAATTATAGTCAAACAAATGGCTCATCACCAATATATACTGTTCATGCAACACCAGCTGTAGTTGTACAAGCACAAAAATTATCTCATCAAGATTATCAACAACAttcaaatcaacaaaataataatcatcaacagACTGGTGTTGTTCATTCTTCTTATCAACATACAAACCAATCATCATATCCAGGATCCCCTCATAAATATGtatcacaacaacaacaacaacaccaacaacaacaatctaATATGATTCCACAAATGATGAACACTGTTGTTTCAAGATCAGTTGGACCACAAATGGCAACCGGTATTGCAAGAATAACAACATTTGTACATTCAAATCAtgatgaacaacaacaacagcaacaacttTCAACATCTGTTGATGGAACAATGTCCAGTTCTCTTGTTTCATCAGCTGGTAATGACAGTACCATGTCCTCTAGTGGCTCACTCTTGGAAGAGGCTCATCCAGATCAG TTTCAGAGAAGCAGTCAGTCtggattatttgaaaatattaccGAGGATTCAATAAACGTTGATGAGgaacaaaaattattggaaCAACGTTTATTTGAACAACAACGACAGTCTGAAGAAGATAGCCGTTGGTTAGcaagagaagaaaaaagatTGTCAATTGCAACAAGTGGTGATGAAAGTGCAAGTCCACCAGTACCAAGATCAATGACACAATCTCCTAGTCACGATGTTAACAGTGCAAATACAAGTTCATTTGGTTCTGataaaagtgataaaataatagttgttAAGAAAATGGAACCAACACCAACAGCTGATTTAGATAGAACAAATGATAAAGTATATGATTGTACAACAAATGTTGTACGTGCAGTTATGTCTTTATTACAAGGTGTACAACAAAGTAAAGCTGAACAATATTTAGAATTAGTACGTAGAGTTGGTGTTGAATTGAgagaattattatcatcagttgATATAATTGTTGATATTCTACCAGGATCAGCACACAGAGAAGTTGAAATGGCACATAAAGTATTAAGTAAAGATATGGCTGATCTTGTGTCATCAATGAAACTAGCACAATCATATTCATCAACAACACTTGATGCAGAATATCGTAAAAGAATGCTATCAGCTGCTCATGTATTAGCTATGGAtgccaaaaatttattagatgTTATTGATTCAATTCGCATGCGTTATCCTCatgtaaataatcaaatatgtGAACgtcaacataataatattgtatcaaCTGGTCATTCAACACCGGAATCAAATCGTATACGTTCAAGTCAATCTGGTGAACAATTACTTAGACGAAGTCAATCAATTGAAAGATCAGATGTTCCTTTTAGACAAAGCCAAAGTGGAGATTTATTACACAGATTAGGACAATCTGTTGATCGAGTATTAccg ggaAATAACAACGATGTAAATCCTATATCTAGTTTAGAACGACGTCATCGAATGGTTACAAATAGTCTTGAAAGAAATTCAACAGCAAGAAGACACATAGCAACAAATAGTCTTGAAAGAAAAAGACCATCAATAACAACATCAGGCTCAACAAATAACACCATGAATTTACCACCAATGGTACCAGTATCATGTACAACTGTTCAAACAACAATACCTATTATTCatccaaataaaattattacaactgATTTAAATCATTCATCAAGTAGTTTGTGTTCTAATaatggtaaaatattaaatgaaacacAACAAAATGATAGCTAA
- the LOC122848346 gene encoding uncharacterized protein LOC122848346 isoform X2: MLSLIECKTSVMSWPVAMDCVQNFNNIVKSPVDDVFVVRRQIENTTKPKESIWQRNSKGLLCALGQFGCNDTHYSPDTIGTWKFHRVTRSSHEGMSGGNDGNGVGAGGGIQIAGGKNTPPHGSPTPMDKATLKVHLPNGGMNVVKFGDAMDVRGIISLLTSRLAAGTRNYRNLYAMRLHHPGSGESYWLHQDTTMYQVQEKYEKKHPHSEWRYELRVRYLPQNLNDLYEKDKVTFYYYYDQVRNDYLNANQSTLDQDVAVQLCCLEIRYFFKDMPQVALDKKSNLEYLEREVGLHKFLPRSVLNGVKPKTLRKLIQQHFKKVAALTELECMFKFFDLLRSHYRFDQERFICALGSSWSIPVELVIGPDLGISYMAHRGGTVPTRMAEFSQIQTIQTLVSDCKEHAKACIKLRVAGAAETLSITCSSLDQAESLADLIDGYCRLTTGSNTSLWNRKDAHPPKYRQDGNASPEKNINKTGTILSEDYAEIVDEEGDYSTPAARDYEIVRNQVELGEIIGEGQFGNVHKGSYKGRDGQAIAVAVKTCKVDADLATAEKFLEEAYIMQQFEHPYIIRLIGVCSEAPIWLVMELARLGEMRAYLQSNKHRLDLSTLLLYTFQLSTALSYLESKKFVHRDIAARNVLVSNHTCVKLADFGLSRWVEDQSYYIASKCKLPIKWMAPESINFRRFTTASDVWMFGVCIWEILMLGVKPFQGVKNNEVIRKLENGERLALPDRCPPRLYSLMSSCWSYEPSKRPSFKDIRENLHEILMEEKHQQQETMRRENRRVQAMSWGTDEVAPPKPSRQLQGTDDQMQPTSTTAPVSTYIVAQNPEVLAQLMKENQSRGVCPSVYTTPASAFNTLAVQFQEEDKVLTTAPVSDLPFFDPTSSEPNSISYNNSQSIESIHSETNLDSIESNDTISSMISSLSMSESVHNQSPAVCRKQQQLTHQHPQQRKVKEMQNLYAISSKGNNNNNNNSNNNNNSNNNTSELYSHIQKFNVSNAIPISTVLPTTTTTIITSTTCSEIYGPVINFPQSSAIIGNFSQSPSISGNMNENPGSSGPSSLNSVSDCQLSSQIVQHAQSIYPQNNPLQASVIGGGGSGGGGSCQNLPQVISSSSSSSTCSSSKNIIGGSSGVNVCSVPTSGIECLYGPVLKFRAQTSMCGQSGEYKPSTPIMTHVQHAQNAQVGRVYTSTSGQNFQQQQQQHGQNNQQQLYTNIGQQPMYVSRSQYITNMRMQNINNSPSSSISSTQYPLNYSQTNGSSPIYTVHATPAVVVQAQKLSHQDYQQHSNQQNNNHQQTGVVHSSYQHTNQSSYPGSPHKYVSQQQQQHQQQQSNMIPQMMNTVVSRSVGPQMATGIARITTFVHSNHDEQQQQQQLSTSVDGTMSSSLVSSAGNDSTMSSSGSLLEEAHPDQFQRSSQSGLFENITEDSINVDEEQKLLEQRLFEQQRQSEEDSRWLAREEKRLSIATSGDESASPPVPRSMTQSPSHDVNSANTSSFGSDKSDKIIVVKKMEPTPTADLDRTNDKVYDCTTNVVRAVMSLLQGVQQSKAEQYLELVRRVGVELRELLSSVDIIVDILPGSAHREVEMAHKVLSKDMADLVSSMKLAQSYSSTTLDAEYRKRMLSAAHVLAMDAKNLLDVIDSIRMRYPHVNNQICERQHNNIVSTGHSTPESNRIRSSQSGEQLLRRSQSIERSDVPFRQSQSGDLLHRLGQSVDRVLPGNNNDVNPISSLERRHRMVTNSLERNSTARRHIATNSLERKRPSITTSGSTNNTMNLPPMVPVSCTTVQTTIPIIHPNKIITTDLNHSSSSLCSNNGKILNETQQNDS; this comes from the exons ATGCTTAGTCTTATTGAGTGTAAAACAAGCGTGATGTCGTGGCCGGTGGCAATGGATTGTGTACaaaactttaataatattgttaaatcacCAGTTGATGATGTTTTTGTTGTACGAagacaaattgaaaatacaacaaaaccAAAAGAAAGTATTTGGCAACGTAATAGTAAAGGTTTACTTTGTGCATTGGGACAATTTGGTTGTAATGATACACACTACAGTCCAGACACAATTGGAACATGGAAATTTCACAGAGTAACAAGATCAAG TCATGAAGGGATGAGTGGAGGAAATGATGGCAATGGTGTTGGAGCTGGTGGTGGAATTCAAATTGCTGGAGGTAAAAATACACCGCCACATGGATCACCAACACCAATGGATAAAGCCACCTTGAAGGTACATCTACCAAATGGTGGAATGAATGTTGTTAAATTTGGTGATGCAATGGATGTACGTGgtattatatcattattaacaagtCGTCTTGCTGCTGGTACTCGtaattatagaaatttatatGCTATGAGACTTCATCATCCTGGTTCTGGTGAGAGCTATTGGCTTCATCAAGATACAACAATGTATCAG gtacaagaaaaatatgaaaaaaaacatccaCATTCTGAATGGAGATATGAGCTTAGAGTTAGATACTTGCCACAAAACCTCAACGATTTGTATGAAAAGGATAAagttacattttattattattatgatcag gtaaGAAATGATTATCTCAATGCAAATCAGTCAACGCTTGACCAAGATGTGGCTGTTCAACTTTGCTGTCTTGAGattcgatattttttcaaagacaTGCCGCAAGTtgcacttgataaaaaaagtaatctgGAGTATCTTGAAAGAGAG GTTGGATTGCACAAATTCCTTCCACGCTCAGTGTTGAATGGTGTGAAGCCAAAAACATTGCGTAAACTTATTCAGCAACACTTCAAGAAGGTCGCAGCTCTCACTGAGTTAGAGTGTATGTTTAAATTCTTCGATCTCCTTCGTTCACATTATAGATTTGATCAAGAAAGATTCATTTGTGCACTAGGA TCAAGTTGGTCGATACCTGTGGAGCTTGTTATCGGTCCAGATCTTGGAATTTCTTATATGGCACATCGAGGCGGAACTGTG CCAACAAGAATGGCAGAATTTTCCCAAATTCAAACAATTCAGACACTTGTTTCTGATTGTAAAGAACATGCAAAAGCATGTATCAAACTTCGTGTTGCTGGAGCTGCTGAAACACTCAGTATTACTTGCTCGAGTTTGGATCAAGCTGAAAGTCTTGCAGACTTGATTGACGGTTATTGTAGATTAACAACAGGATCCAACACTTCGTTGTGGAATAGAAaag atgCACATCCACCAAAATACAGACAAGATGGTAATGCTAgtcctgaaaaaaatatcaacaagacTGGAACAATTTTATCTGAAGATTATGCTGAAATTGTTGATGAAGAAGGAGATTATTCAACTCCAGCtg ctcGTGATTATGAAATTGTTAGAAATCAAGTTGAACTAGGTGAAATAATTGGTGAAGGACAGTTTGGTAATGTACACAAAGGATCATATAAAGGTCGTGATGGTCAAGCAATTGCAGTTGCTGTAAAGACATGCAAAGTTGATGCTGATTTAGCAACAGCTGAAAAATTTCTTGAGGAAGCTTATATAATGCAACAATTTGAACATCCATATATTATAAGATTAATTGGTGTATGTTCAGAGGCACCAATTTGGCTTGTTATGGAACTTGCAAGATTGGGTGAAATGAGAGCATATTTACAATCAAATAAACATCGTCTTGATCTTTCAACATTActattatatacatttcaaTTGAGTACAGCATTGTCTTATcttgaaagtaaaaaatttgtacaTCGAGATATTGCAGCTCGTAATGTTTTAGTATCAAATCATACATGTGTTAAATTAGCTGATTTTGGATTAAGTAGATGGGTTGAAGATCAAAGTTATTATATTGCAAGTAAATgtaaattaccaattaaatGGATGGCACCTGAAAGTATTAATTTTCGAAGATTTACAACAGCATCTGATGTCTGGATGTttg gtgTTTGTATATGGGAAATATTGATGCTTGGAGTCAAACCATTTCAGggagttaaaaataatgaagttaTACGTAAATTAGAAAATGGTGAAAGACTTGCACTTCCTGATAGATGTCCTCCACGTTTGTATTCACTCATGTCATCTTGCTGGAGTTATGAGCCAAGTAAACGACCGTCATTTAAAGATATTCGTGAAAATTTAca tGAAATTTTGATGGAAgaaaaacatcaacaacaagaaACCATGAGACGAGAAAATCGTCGTGTTCAAGCAATGTCATGGg gtaCAGATGAGGTGGCACCACCAAAACCATCACGTCAACTTCAAGGAACTGATGATCAAATGCaaccaacatcaacaacagctcCAGTATCAACATATATTGTTGCTCAAAATCCAGAGGTATTGGCCCAATTGATGAAGGAAAATCAATCACGGGGGGTATGTCCGTCTGTGTATACAACACCAGCATCAGCCTTCAATACACTCGCGGTACAATTTCAAGAAGAGGACAAAGTCCTTACAACTGCCCCAGTATCTGATTTACCATTTTTTGATCCCACATCATCTGAACCAAATAGTATCAGttataataattcacaatCAATTGAATCAATTCATTCAGAAACAAATTTAGATTCAATTGAATCAAATGATACAATTTCCTCTATGATATCTAGTCTTAGTATGTCTGAATCCGTTCATAATCAATCACCTGCGGTTTGtagaaaacaacaacaattaacgCATCAGCATCCACAACAACGTAAGGTTAAAGAGATGCAAAATTTATACGCGATTAGTTCaaaaggaaataataataataataacaatagtaataacaataacaatagtaataataatacgagTGAATTATATTcacatatacaaaaatttaacgtATCTAATGCTATTCCAATATCGACAGTtttaccaacaacaacaacaacaataataacatcaacaacGTGCAGTGAAATTTATGGTCCAGTTATTAATTTTCCCCAAAGTTCCGCAATTATTGGAAATTTTAGTCAAAGTCCAAGTATTAGTGGTAATATGAATGAAAATCCAGGAAGTTCTGGTCCAAGTAGTTTAAACAGTGTATCAGATTGTCAGTTATCAAGTCAAATTGTTCAGCATGCTCAATCTATTTATCCTCAAAATAATCCATTACAAGCATCTGttattggtggtggtggtagtggtggtggtggtagttgTCAAAATTTACCTCAAGTAATATCATCCTCTTCCTCATCCTCTACTTGTTCgtcatctaaaaatataattggtgGTAGTAGTGGTGTTAATGTTTGTTCTGTACCCACATCTGGGATTGAGTGTTTGTATGGAcctgttttaaaatttcgtGCACAAACATCAATGTGTGGTCAAAGTGGTGAATATAAACCATCAACACCAATTATGACACATGTACAACATGCACAAAATGCTCAAGTTGGACGTGTTTATACATCAACATCAGgacaaaattttcaacaacaacaacaacaacatggacaaaataatcaacaacaattatatacaaatattggACAACAACCAATGTATGTTTCCCGTTCACAGTATATAACAAATATGAGaatgcaaaatataaataattcaccatcatcatcaatttcatcaacaCAGTATCCACTTAATTATAGTCAAACAAATGGCTCATCACCAATATATACTGTTCATGCAACACCAGCTGTAGTTGTACAAGCACAAAAATTATCTCATCAAGATTATCAACAACAttcaaatcaacaaaataataatcatcaacagACTGGTGTTGTTCATTCTTCTTATCAACATACAAACCAATCATCATATCCAGGATCCCCTCATAAATATGtatcacaacaacaacaacaacaccaacaacaacaatctaATATGATTCCACAAATGATGAACACTGTTGTTTCAAGATCAGTTGGACCACAAATGGCAACCGGTATTGCAAGAATAACAACATTTGTACATTCAAATCAtgatgaacaacaacaacagcaacaacttTCAACATCTGTTGATGGAACAATGTCCAGTTCTCTTGTTTCATCAGCTGGTAATGACAGTACCATGTCCTCTAGTGGCTCACTCTTGGAAGAGGCTCATCCAGATCAG TTTCAGAGAAGCAGTCAGTCtggattatttgaaaatattaccGAGGATTCAATAAACGTTGATGAGgaacaaaaattattggaaCAACGTTTATTTGAACAACAACGACAGTCTGAAGAAGATAGCCGTTGGTTAGcaagagaagaaaaaagatTGTCAATTGCAACAAGTGGTGATGAAAGTGCAAGTCCACCAGTACCAAGATCAATGACACAATCTCCTAGTCACGATGTTAACAGTGCAAATACAAGTTCATTTGGTTCTGataaaagtgataaaataatagttgttAAGAAAATGGAACCAACACCAACAGCTGATTTAGATAGAACAAATGATAAAGTATATGATTGTACAACAAATGTTGTACGTGCAGTTATGTCTTTATTACAAGGTGTACAACAAAGTAAAGCTGAACAATATTTAGAATTAGTACGTAGAGTTGGTGTTGAATTGAgagaattattatcatcagttgATATAATTGTTGATATTCTACCAGGATCAGCACACAGAGAAGTTGAAATGGCACATAAAGTATTAAGTAAAGATATGGCTGATCTTGTGTCATCAATGAAACTAGCACAATCATATTCATCAACAACACTTGATGCAGAATATCGTAAAAGAATGCTATCAGCTGCTCATGTATTAGCTATGGAtgccaaaaatttattagatgTTATTGATTCAATTCGCATGCGTTATCCTCatgtaaataatcaaatatgtGAACgtcaacataataatattgtatcaaCTGGTCATTCAACACCGGAATCAAATCGTATACGTTCAAGTCAATCTGGTGAACAATTACTTAGACGAAGTCAATCAATTGAAAGATCAGATGTTCCTTTTAGACAAAGCCAAAGTGGAGATTTATTACACAGATTAGGACAATCTGTTGATCGAGTATTAccg ggaAATAACAACGATGTAAATCCTATATCTAGTTTAGAACGACGTCATCGAATGGTTACAAATAGTCTTGAAAGAAATTCAACAGCAAGAAGACACATAGCAACAAATAGTCTTGAAAGAAAAAGACCATCAATAACAACATCAGGCTCAACAAATAACACCATGAATTTACCACCAATGGTACCAGTATCATGTACAACTGTTCAAACAACAATACCTATTATTCatccaaataaaattattacaactgATTTAAATCATTCATCAAGTAGTTTGTGTTCTAATaatggtaaaatattaaatgaaacacAACAAAATGATAGCTAA